One window from the genome of Vibrio vulnificus NBRC 15645 = ATCC 27562 encodes:
- a CDS encoding GGDEF domain-containing protein: protein MTFVLALMLVGSSTGLIALRGLLPDFVSIVIANVMISAGFSCFLHGYSKFRKIHNRFAQISFSLLIPLALSFVYFTYVAPSLSTRIVVVAAFMSLTLYMTAYNVRKGLASDSPVPVNIIAASFSIIGTIELIRAIYFSIWPEDQYFNASDASLFVLQMSYLFGTLNIAITTFGLVWLINERLISSLQEMSFKDNLTGFFNRHGLEQQLPQLVHTSQESQQPLSALMLDIDHFKLINDTYGHLEGDNILKRCAEEIQSLLPTEHLAFRYGGEEFLVILKSCNLSQAQKLAETIRQTIEAKQLAMLSGRSLTLSIGLTDLHPEDHIDNLIKRADQALYLAKSQGRNQVVANAM, encoded by the coding sequence ATGACGTTTGTCCTCGCACTGATGCTGGTAGGCTCATCAACGGGATTGATAGCACTGAGAGGTCTCCTACCAGACTTCGTTTCTATCGTTATTGCCAATGTTATGATTAGTGCCGGGTTCTCGTGCTTCCTCCACGGTTACAGCAAGTTCCGTAAAATCCACAATCGCTTTGCACAAATCTCTTTCTCTCTTCTTATTCCCCTTGCGCTGAGTTTTGTTTATTTCACCTATGTTGCCCCTTCACTCAGCACTCGCATTGTCGTTGTGGCCGCTTTTATGTCCCTCACGCTCTATATGACGGCGTATAACGTTCGTAAGGGCCTCGCAAGTGACTCTCCCGTACCTGTTAACATCATCGCCGCGTCGTTCAGTATCATCGGCACTATTGAGTTGATTCGTGCAATCTACTTTTCTATTTGGCCAGAGGATCAATACTTCAATGCGTCAGATGCTAGTCTATTCGTACTGCAAATGTCGTATTTGTTTGGCACACTCAACATTGCGATTACCACGTTTGGGCTGGTTTGGCTGATCAACGAGCGCTTGATCTCCTCGCTACAAGAAATGTCTTTCAAGGATAACCTGACGGGCTTCTTTAACCGTCACGGGCTTGAACAACAGCTGCCACAACTCGTACACACCTCGCAAGAATCACAGCAGCCACTCTCGGCACTGATGCTTGATATCGACCATTTTAAGTTGATCAATGACACTTACGGCCATTTAGAAGGCGACAACATTTTGAAACGTTGCGCTGAAGAGATTCAATCGCTTCTGCCAACTGAACATCTGGCTTTTCGCTACGGTGGAGAAGAATTTCTTGTCATTTTGAAGAGCTGCAACCTTTCACAAGCGCAGAAGTTGGCTGAGACAATTCGCCAAACCATTGAGGCTAAACAACTGGCAATGCTATCAGGTAGAAGCCTAACGTTGAGTATCGGCCTGACAGATTTGCACCCAGAAGATCACATTGATAATTTGATTAAACGTGCCGATCAGGCGCTCTATTTGGCGAAATCTCAAGGTCGAAATCAGGTAGTGGCAAATGCGATGTAA
- a CDS encoding DUF2726 domain-containing protein, with product MTNIFIIVALLILFFFVIQKYVVKQDDTKEYAYRSKGSVLKGHEVAFFNALKTAVGEHGVVFAKVNMSNVVAPRDINSKKQLFIASNRISRMYFDYVICDPRTFEPRVIIELDNGKELNKVKVEREKLLMQVCKTANIPLIGTSIKHSYQVGRLRRLLAAHIDLIEPDKEVRFCKKCGSPMIIKIASQGEFKGRRFFTCSRQPNCTYTENYNVVFDVDEDD from the coding sequence ATGACGAATATCTTTATTATTGTCGCGCTACTGATTTTGTTTTTTTTCGTAATACAGAAATACGTCGTCAAACAGGATGATACCAAGGAATATGCCTATCGCTCGAAAGGCTCGGTGTTGAAAGGGCATGAAGTGGCATTTTTCAATGCGCTGAAAACCGCGGTTGGCGAACATGGCGTGGTGTTTGCCAAAGTGAATATGAGTAATGTGGTTGCGCCACGCGACATCAATAGCAAAAAGCAGTTGTTTATCGCCAGCAACCGTATTTCACGTATGTATTTTGACTATGTCATCTGTGACCCGCGCACGTTTGAACCGCGTGTGATCATTGAATTGGATAACGGCAAAGAGCTCAACAAAGTCAAAGTTGAACGGGAAAAGTTACTGATGCAAGTGTGCAAAACCGCCAATATCCCTCTAATTGGTACGTCGATTAAGCACAGTTATCAAGTGGGACGACTAAGACGCTTGCTCGCTGCGCATATCGACTTGATTGAACCAGACAAAGAAGTACGCTTTTGTAAAAAATGCGGCAGTCCGATGATCATCAAAATTGCTTCCCAGGGAGAATTTAAAGGGCGGCGCTTTTTTACCTGCAGCCGTCAGCCAAACTGTACCTACACCGAAAACTACAATGTAGTGTTCGATGTGGACGAGGATGATTGA
- a CDS encoding substrate-binding periplasmic protein — protein MCQFKTTFTCKGSKLGGVMFRSVLFLLASLLATVTIAKSDLQSITYLTEEYPPYNFTENGELHGIAVDLLVAATARATQPVAKEDISVQPWARAYRTVLINKDTVLFSTTRTKLRENLFNWVGPISATRIVVMAKKSAQISIKRPNDLIQYRIGVIRDDVGEQLLLELGVPRNSMQESSYAATLAEQLYKGRIDLWAYEENVAKWWISKGGFNSEDFEPVYVLQEGELYYAFNKDVDGASVRALQQAIDALKHTSDDENQTFYQSIVSKYR, from the coding sequence ATGTGTCAATTCAAGACTACATTTACTTGCAAGGGATCAAAATTAGGGGGCGTTATGTTCCGTTCAGTTCTGTTTCTACTTGCATCCTTGTTGGCAACAGTCACGATAGCGAAATCGGATCTTCAATCGATCACTTATCTGACCGAAGAGTACCCGCCTTATAACTTTACCGAAAATGGTGAACTGCATGGTATCGCTGTGGACCTGTTAGTAGCGGCAACGGCAAGGGCAACGCAACCTGTCGCTAAAGAAGACATTTCCGTTCAGCCTTGGGCTAGAGCATACCGTACCGTGCTGATCAATAAAGACACGGTGCTTTTTTCGACCACACGCACCAAATTGAGAGAGAACTTGTTCAATTGGGTAGGGCCGATCAGTGCCACTCGTATTGTTGTTATGGCTAAGAAAAGCGCGCAGATTTCTATTAAGCGCCCCAATGACTTGATTCAATATCGTATTGGTGTCATTCGTGATGATGTTGGTGAACAGCTCCTGCTTGAATTGGGCGTCCCGCGGAACTCAATGCAAGAGAGCTCCTATGCAGCCACCTTGGCGGAGCAACTTTACAAAGGGCGGATCGATCTTTGGGCGTATGAAGAAAATGTCGCAAAATGGTGGATATCCAAAGGTGGATTCAACTCTGAAGATTTTGAACCTGTGTATGTTCTGCAAGAAGGGGAGCTCTATTATGCGTTTAACAAAGACGTTGATGGCGCCTCAGTGAGAGCATTACAGCAAGCCATTGATGCACTAAAACACACCAGCGATGATGAGAATCAAACCTTCTATCAAAGCATTGTGAGTAAATATCGCTAG
- the maiA gene encoding maleylacetoacetate isomerase, protein METSLKLYGYWRSSAAYRVRICLNLKQLCYENHSIHLVKNGGEQHLAQYHALNPNELVPVLVDGELVLNQSLAIIQYLDDNYSSTQVIPSIGPLKYQALALAQDVAVDVHPLNNLRVLQYLEGTLEVDEEQKRLWVHHWIHMGFKAVEEKLLAHRKHYGECVFSISSSPSIVDICLVPQVYNALRFGVNMTPYPTINAVVAACNQLPAFDLAKPENQPDAQL, encoded by the coding sequence ATGGAGACAAGTCTTAAACTCTACGGTTATTGGCGATCGTCTGCCGCCTATCGCGTGAGGATCTGCTTAAACTTGAAGCAGCTCTGTTATGAAAACCATTCGATTCATTTAGTGAAAAATGGCGGAGAGCAGCATCTAGCACAGTACCATGCACTCAATCCCAATGAGCTGGTGCCCGTGTTGGTGGATGGGGAGCTGGTTCTCAATCAGTCATTGGCGATCATTCAGTATCTCGATGATAACTATTCATCGACTCAAGTGATCCCGTCCATTGGGCCACTCAAGTATCAAGCGTTGGCGTTGGCGCAAGACGTTGCGGTTGATGTTCATCCTCTGAATAATCTTCGGGTCTTGCAGTATCTCGAAGGGACCTTGGAGGTGGATGAAGAGCAAAAGCGCTTGTGGGTGCATCATTGGATTCACATGGGTTTTAAAGCAGTGGAAGAAAAGCTATTAGCTCACCGTAAACACTATGGCGAGTGCGTTTTTAGCATCAGTTCTAGTCCAAGTATCGTCGATATATGTTTGGTCCCTCAGGTTTATAACGCCCTCCGTTTTGGCGTAAACATGACACCGTATCCAACCATCAATGCCGTCGTCGCCGCTTGTAATCAACTGCCTGCATTCGATCTCGCTAAGCCCGAAAATCAGCCTGACGCTCAACTTTGA
- a CDS encoding fumarylacetoacetate hydrolase family protein, translating to MKLATKKNAHRDGELIVVSRDLSRYVSAADIAPTLQLALDHWSVCEPKLKELYQALNQGEVAGSSPFEETLVHSPLPRAYQWADGSAYVNHVELVRKARGAEMPESFWTDPLMYQGGSDSFIAPRDNIEFASEEWGIDFEGEVAVITGDVPMGASIAQAQESIRLVMLVNDVSLRGLIPAELAKGFGFFQSKPSSAFSPVAVTLDELGDAWYENKLHLPLISTYNDKPFGKPNAGVDMTFDFADLIVHAAKTRPLSAGAIIGSGTVSNKQGTDHGTSIEEGGVGYSCIAEIRMIETIRDGQASTSFMRFGDSIRLEMFDAQGQSIFGAIEQQVSRYQHK from the coding sequence ATGAAATTAGCAACGAAAAAGAATGCGCATCGTGATGGTGAGTTGATCGTCGTCAGCCGCGATTTGAGCCGTTATGTTTCCGCGGCCGACATCGCGCCGACATTGCAGCTTGCATTGGATCATTGGTCTGTGTGCGAACCCAAGTTGAAAGAGCTTTATCAAGCGCTCAATCAAGGCGAGGTAGCGGGAAGTTCACCATTTGAAGAGACCTTGGTTCATTCACCGTTACCGCGTGCTTATCAGTGGGCCGATGGCTCTGCGTACGTCAATCACGTGGAGTTGGTGCGCAAAGCTCGTGGTGCTGAAATGCCAGAAAGCTTTTGGACAGATCCGCTCATGTACCAAGGGGGATCCGATTCCTTTATTGCCCCTCGAGACAACATCGAGTTTGCCAGTGAAGAGTGGGGTATTGATTTTGAAGGCGAAGTCGCGGTGATCACGGGAGACGTGCCAATGGGGGCGAGCATTGCGCAAGCGCAAGAGTCAATTCGTTTGGTGATGCTGGTTAATGACGTTTCGTTGCGTGGCCTGATCCCTGCTGAATTAGCCAAAGGCTTTGGCTTTTTTCAATCCAAACCCTCTTCTGCGTTTTCTCCCGTCGCGGTGACTTTGGATGAACTGGGCGATGCTTGGTATGAGAACAAGCTTCATTTACCACTGATTTCCACCTACAACGACAAGCCTTTTGGTAAGCCGAACGCAGGGGTTGATATGACCTTCGATTTTGCCGATCTGATTGTGCATGCAGCGAAAACGCGTCCACTGTCTGCAGGGGCAATCATAGGCTCTGGTACTGTGTCGAATAAACAAGGAACCGATCACGGCACTTCGATTGAAGAAGGTGGTGTGGGTTACTCGTGTATTGCCGAAATTCGCATGATTGAAACGATTCGTGATGGTCAAGCCAGCACGTCATTTATGCGTTTTGGCGATTCTATCCGCTTAGAAATGTTCGATGCGCAAGGGCAATCTATTTTTGGTGCGATTGAACAACAAGTGAGTCGTTATCAGCATAAATGA
- a CDS encoding homogentisate 1,2-dioxygenase: MHKWITFPHREGVCSKQAHADFPEEAIYEREAGRSGFFGPAAHFHHQHAPTGWVDWQGDLRPRAFDFTRVTSANQASPWSVPHLLHNHECKVRVWKTQTKMEFLARNADGDELLFIHQGKADLYCDYGHLAVGEGDYVMIPRSTNWRLEPSEAMFILMIENTDAAYSLPEKGLVGNHAVFDPAVLETPSINDQFKAQYSEQETRVEVKRHDNVSVITYPFNPLDAIGWHGDLSVVKLNWRDIRPLMSHRYHLPPSAHTTFVGNGFVVCTFVPRPIESDPGALKVPFYHNNDDYDEVLFYHAGDFFSRDNIEAGMVTFHPAGFTHGPHPKAFKAGQEYKKKFTDEVAVMIDTRHALTFAQELDSVENKEYVYSWRENQK, from the coding sequence ATGCATAAATGGATCACCTTTCCTCATCGGGAAGGTGTCTGCTCCAAGCAGGCACACGCCGATTTTCCTGAAGAGGCGATTTACGAACGTGAAGCGGGGCGCAGTGGGTTCTTTGGCCCTGCTGCGCATTTCCATCATCAACATGCGCCAACAGGTTGGGTCGATTGGCAAGGCGATTTAAGACCGAGAGCGTTTGATTTCACTCGCGTGACCAGCGCTAATCAAGCCTCTCCTTGGAGCGTGCCGCATTTGCTTCACAATCACGAATGCAAAGTCCGGGTCTGGAAAACCCAAACCAAGATGGAGTTTCTGGCGCGAAATGCGGATGGCGACGAACTGCTCTTTATTCATCAAGGAAAAGCGGACCTTTATTGTGACTATGGCCATTTGGCAGTGGGGGAAGGGGATTACGTGATGATCCCGCGTTCCACTAACTGGCGTTTGGAGCCGTCAGAGGCGATGTTTATTTTGATGATTGAAAACACCGATGCCGCGTATTCACTGCCAGAGAAAGGATTAGTTGGTAATCATGCGGTGTTTGACCCTGCGGTACTTGAAACGCCGTCGATCAACGATCAGTTCAAAGCGCAATACTCAGAGCAAGAGACGCGTGTGGAAGTGAAACGCCACGACAATGTGAGCGTGATTACCTATCCGTTTAATCCATTGGATGCCATTGGTTGGCATGGTGATCTCTCCGTAGTGAAACTGAACTGGCGCGATATACGCCCTTTGATGTCTCATCGTTATCACTTGCCACCATCGGCGCACACCACCTTTGTTGGTAACGGCTTTGTTGTTTGCACCTTTGTTCCGCGCCCGATCGAAAGTGACCCTGGTGCGTTGAAAGTGCCGTTTTATCACAACAACGACGATTATGATGAAGTGTTGTTCTACCATGCAGGGGATTTTTTCAGCCGCGACAACATTGAAGCGGGTATGGTGACGTTCCACCCAGCAGGCTTTACCCATGGGCCACATCCTAAGGCATTCAAAGCAGGCCAAGAGTACAAGAAAAAGTTCACCGACGAAGTCGCGGTGATGATTGATACGCGTCATGCATTAACGTTTGCACAAGAACTCGACAGTGTAGAAAACAAAGAATACGTCTACAGTTGGCGTGAAAACCAAAAATAA
- the hppD gene encoding 4-hydroxyphenylpyruvate dioxygenase — MVDAINPLGTDGFEFVEYTAADNTGIEQLKHLFSSLGFAEVAKHRSKEAWLYRQGDINFVVNAQPHSQAEEFANVHGPSVCGMAFRVQDAASALKHALTNGAEEYKTEIGPMELSIPAVHGIGGSLLYFVDRYGKQSIYDVDFRFYDDSAQRLANSDVGLYEIDHLTHNVKRGNMDTWAGFYERIGNFREIRYFDIEGKLTGLVSRAMTAPCGKIRIPINESSDDKSQIEEFIREYNGEGIQHIALTTDDIYQTVQTLRERGMDFMPTPDTYYDKVDTRVEGHKEDVNRLRDLRILIDGAPLKDGILLQIFTQTVIGPVFFEIIQRKGNEGFGEGNFKALFESIEEDQIRRGVLNDA, encoded by the coding sequence ATGGTGGATGCAATCAACCCACTGGGCACAGACGGATTTGAGTTTGTCGAATACACCGCCGCCGATAACACAGGTATCGAGCAGCTTAAGCATTTGTTTTCCTCGCTGGGCTTTGCGGAAGTCGCCAAGCATCGCTCGAAAGAAGCTTGGTTATATCGCCAGGGCGATATCAACTTTGTCGTTAATGCTCAGCCGCACAGTCAGGCTGAGGAGTTTGCAAACGTTCATGGACCTTCAGTATGTGGGATGGCATTTCGAGTGCAAGATGCAGCGTCAGCACTTAAGCACGCATTGACCAATGGCGCAGAAGAATACAAAACAGAAATAGGACCGATGGAACTGAGTATCCCTGCTGTGCATGGCATTGGTGGCAGTTTGCTCTATTTTGTTGATCGCTACGGTAAGCAGAGTATCTACGATGTCGACTTTCGTTTTTATGACGACTCCGCTCAGCGCCTGGCGAACTCGGATGTCGGCTTGTATGAAATTGACCACCTTACCCACAACGTAAAACGCGGCAACATGGATACTTGGGCGGGATTTTATGAGCGTATTGGTAACTTCCGTGAAATTCGTTATTTCGATATTGAAGGGAAACTCACTGGTCTGGTGAGCCGAGCCATGACCGCACCGTGTGGCAAAATTCGTATCCCAATTAATGAATCATCAGACGATAAGTCACAAATCGAAGAGTTCATTCGTGAATACAATGGCGAAGGTATTCAGCACATCGCGCTCACCACCGATGATATCTACCAAACGGTTCAAACGCTGCGCGAGCGCGGTATGGACTTTATGCCAACGCCGGATACTTACTACGATAAAGTGGATACGCGTGTGGAAGGGCACAAAGAAGATGTCAACCGACTACGAGATCTGCGCATTCTGATCGATGGTGCTCCTTTGAAAGATGGCATCTTATTGCAGATCTTTACCCAAACAGTGATTGGCCCAGTCTTCTTTGAAATCATTCAGCGTAAAGGCAATGAAGGGTTTGGTGAAGGCAACTTTAAAGCCCTTTTTGAATCGATTGAAGAAGATCAGATTCGTCGCGGAGTATTGAACGATGCATAA
- a CDS encoding M20/M25/M40 family metallo-hydrolase: protein MIPVNQERLIEHFCQLVRIDSESMNEKAIAEALAEQLGDMGFSVHKLPVPEHISNGFNVYARLEGELEGSILLSCHMDTVAPGNGIEPVIEDGIIRSKGNTILGGDDKSGIAAIMEAVRLLKEQNQQHKTIELAFTVHEEGGLFGSEYFDMSYVTAQQAIVLDTGGPIGSIVTAAPGQQKIVATIKGRPAHAGLAPEEGISAIMVAADAINQMKLLRIDSETTANIGSVHGGQATNIVMPELKIVAEARSLNAEKLDAQVEHMITTFERVAEEHGAKVEIESSRAYNAFVLSDDHPHVVEIKQAFADIGVDAITKGTGGGSDANNFNAKGLTTVNLSTGMSKVHTTEEFIAIADMVKITEFLTHYLAK from the coding sequence ATGATTCCAGTAAACCAAGAACGTCTTATCGAGCATTTTTGTCAGTTAGTGCGCATCGACAGTGAGTCGATGAATGAAAAAGCAATTGCCGAAGCGCTGGCTGAACAGCTCGGCGACATGGGCTTTAGCGTGCACAAACTGCCTGTGCCAGAACACATCTCGAATGGCTTTAACGTCTATGCACGCTTAGAGGGTGAGCTTGAAGGTTCCATCTTATTAAGTTGTCACATGGATACCGTGGCGCCGGGCAATGGCATTGAACCTGTGATTGAAGATGGCATTATCCGTTCAAAAGGAAACACCATTCTTGGTGGTGATGACAAATCGGGCATCGCTGCCATTATGGAAGCCGTGCGTCTGCTGAAAGAGCAAAATCAACAGCACAAAACCATAGAGCTTGCCTTTACTGTGCATGAAGAAGGCGGCCTGTTTGGTTCCGAATATTTTGATATGAGCTACGTCACGGCTCAGCAAGCGATTGTACTGGATACAGGTGGCCCAATTGGCTCTATTGTCACGGCAGCACCTGGCCAACAGAAAATCGTCGCTACGATTAAAGGTCGCCCTGCTCACGCAGGTTTGGCGCCAGAAGAAGGCATCAGTGCCATTATGGTAGCCGCCGATGCCATCAATCAAATGAAACTGCTGCGTATTGACTCGGAAACGACTGCCAATATTGGTTCGGTTCACGGCGGTCAGGCGACAAACATTGTCATGCCAGAGTTGAAAATTGTTGCGGAAGCTCGCTCGCTCAATGCAGAAAAGCTCGATGCACAAGTCGAGCACATGATCACGACTTTTGAGCGTGTCGCCGAAGAACATGGTGCGAAAGTGGAGATTGAATCGAGCCGCGCGTACAACGCGTTTGTGCTTAGCGATGACCATCCTCACGTCGTGGAAATTAAGCAAGCTTTTGCGGACATTGGTGTAGACGCCATAACCAAAGGCACTGGAGGCGGTAGTGATGCTAATAACTTCAATGCCAAGGGTTTAACGACGGTCAATCTGTCGACCGGCATGTCAAAAGTACACACAACAGAAGAGTTCATTGCCATTGCGGACATGGTCAAAATCACCGAATTTTTGACTCACTACTTAGCCAAGTAA
- a CDS encoding bifunctional metallophosphatase/5'-nucleotidase — MKKTLLTSAIALSLTFPALAANGDIHNVTILGTSDLHGHFMPWDYAADKLNMSGSLSQIATKVKAIRQEQNNVILVDAGDTIQGNFVETFKEEPIDPMMLGFNEMNYDVWVLGNHEFDFGLNVLNRSLTQFKGTSLAGNIQRPDGNPFLPGYTIIERGGIKIGVIGMDTPMTQVFAEGTNRLEGMTFTNPTLEVKKIVKQIEGKVDAIVLVAHMGLDNENDIADTGVTDIANGNPELDAIVAGHMHTRIDKAVVNGVIITEPDKYGRALSRIDLQFEEQNGQFTLINKDSYTYKIKGIDSDDKMESLYEPYHKRLREMANREVAQLTGVNLVPENDIRGIPQVHIQDTGISALFQEASFFYAPQANVIALQIDNDNAKLDVGPIKAKDIAYNYQYAGGEITVYQMTGKELKQYMEWSAGYFNSVQPGDVTYSFNPERRASKYSTNDFFAGVTYTIDLTQPAGQRITDLKFADGKPVLDDSEIRLGMNSYRMGHLTQKGGVLEGQTFPVLFDTEAKYGEEQGTIRNLTIRYLTEQKQGQYVGQPMQRWKLSGLQGFEKEGAIVKQLINKGKIDVPASEDGRYTNIASINVKALVFTNPQAKNEAITSRLAKIEEAYPAEKQHLKRELILIEALNP, encoded by the coding sequence ATGAAAAAGACCCTTTTAACCAGTGCAATTGCGCTCTCCCTGACTTTTCCAGCCCTCGCCGCGAATGGCGATATCCATAACGTCACTATTCTCGGCACATCTGACCTTCACGGCCATTTTATGCCTTGGGACTACGCCGCGGACAAACTCAATATGAGCGGCAGCCTGAGCCAAATCGCCACCAAAGTAAAAGCGATTCGCCAAGAACAAAATAACGTCATTTTGGTCGACGCAGGTGACACCATTCAAGGCAACTTTGTCGAAACGTTTAAAGAAGAGCCGATCGATCCAATGATGCTCGGCTTCAATGAGATGAACTATGACGTTTGGGTATTAGGCAATCATGAGTTTGATTTTGGCTTGAACGTGCTTAATCGCTCTCTCACCCAATTCAAAGGCACCTCTCTGGCAGGCAACATTCAACGCCCTGATGGCAACCCGTTTTTGCCGGGTTACACCATCATTGAGCGTGGTGGGATAAAAATCGGCGTGATCGGAATGGACACGCCCATGACGCAAGTCTTCGCTGAAGGAACCAATCGCCTTGAAGGGATGACCTTCACCAACCCGACGCTGGAAGTGAAAAAAATCGTCAAGCAGATTGAGGGCAAAGTCGATGCGATTGTACTAGTTGCCCACATGGGCCTAGACAATGAAAACGACATCGCAGACACCGGTGTCACCGACATTGCCAACGGAAATCCAGAGCTTGATGCCATTGTGGCCGGCCACATGCATACGCGCATTGATAAAGCCGTGGTCAATGGCGTCATCATCACCGAGCCCGACAAATATGGCCGCGCGCTGTCACGCATTGACTTGCAGTTTGAAGAGCAAAATGGCCAATTCACCTTGATCAACAAAGACAGCTACACCTACAAGATCAAGGGCATCGATTCGGATGACAAAATGGAATCACTCTACGAACCGTATCACAAGCGTCTGCGTGAAATGGCCAACCGCGAAGTAGCGCAGCTAACTGGCGTCAACTTAGTACCAGAAAACGACATTCGCGGTATCCCGCAAGTGCATATTCAAGACACAGGGATCAGCGCTCTTTTCCAAGAAGCAAGTTTTTTCTATGCACCTCAAGCCAACGTCATTGCACTGCAAATTGACAATGACAACGCCAAGCTGGACGTAGGCCCAATCAAAGCTAAAGACATCGCGTACAACTACCAATATGCAGGCGGTGAGATCACGGTTTACCAAATGACAGGCAAAGAGTTGAAACAGTACATGGAGTGGTCTGCTGGTTACTTCAATTCGGTGCAACCGGGGGATGTGACATACAGCTTCAATCCTGAAAGACGCGCCTCAAAGTACTCAACCAACGACTTCTTCGCGGGCGTCACCTACACCATCGACTTAACTCAGCCAGCAGGCCAGCGCATTACTGATCTCAAGTTTGCCGATGGCAAACCCGTGTTAGACGACAGCGAGATTCGCCTCGGCATGAACAGCTACCGTATGGGCCATTTGACCCAAAAAGGCGGTGTGTTAGAGGGCCAAACTTTCCCTGTTCTGTTTGATACCGAAGCAAAATATGGAGAGGAACAAGGCACCATCCGAAATCTCACCATCCGCTACCTCACCGAGCAGAAACAAGGACAATACGTTGGCCAACCGATGCAACGCTGGAAACTCTCTGGTTTGCAGGGGTTTGAGAAAGAAGGGGCGATCGTCAAACAGTTGATCAACAAAGGCAAAATCGATGTACCTGCCAGTGAAGATGGCCGCTACACCAACATTGCTTCAATAAATGTCAAAGCACTGGTGTTCACTAATCCACAGGCTAAAAACGAAGCCATTACTTCTCGCCTTGCTAAAATTGAGGAAGCATATCCTGCTGAGAAACAACATCTTAAACGCGAGTTGATCCTCATCGAAGCCCTGAACCCATAA
- the metA gene encoding homoserine O-acetyltransferase MetA — MPIRIPDQLPAADVLRTENIFVMSETRAAKQEIRPLRVLILNLMPKKIETETQFLRLLSNSPLQVNVELLRIDDRPSKNTPTEHLDNFYRQFEMVKNRNFDGLIITGAPLGLVQFEDVIYWDHLKTIMEWAKSHVTSTLYVCWAAQAGLKLLYNLPKQTRKEKLSGVYHHRIHKPYHPVLRGFDDSFLAPHSRYADFSPEYLAEHTDLDILATSDDAGVYLATTKDKRNVFVTGHPEYDPHTLHNEYIRDLGEGMEPAIPVNYYPNDNPDNPPIASWRSHGHLLFSNWLNYCVYQQTPYDLDHFSEDAFTKDE, encoded by the coding sequence GTGCCTATTCGTATTCCAGATCAATTACCAGCGGCAGATGTTTTGCGAACTGAAAACATCTTCGTCATGAGTGAAACTCGTGCCGCCAAGCAAGAAATTCGTCCGCTGAGGGTACTGATTCTCAATTTGATGCCGAAAAAAATTGAGACAGAAACTCAGTTTTTACGCCTGCTCTCTAACAGCCCTCTCCAGGTCAATGTCGAGCTGCTGCGTATTGACGATCGCCCGAGCAAAAACACCCCGACTGAACATCTCGACAATTTTTATCGTCAATTCGAGATGGTGAAAAACCGTAACTTTGATGGATTGATCATCACAGGTGCGCCGCTAGGCTTGGTGCAGTTTGAAGATGTGATTTATTGGGATCACCTCAAAACCATCATGGAATGGGCGAAATCACACGTTACCTCAACTCTGTATGTCTGTTGGGCTGCGCAAGCAGGCCTGAAATTGCTTTACAATTTGCCAAAGCAGACACGTAAAGAGAAGCTCTCTGGCGTGTATCACCACCGTATTCACAAACCTTATCATCCGGTTTTACGTGGCTTTGATGATTCCTTTTTGGCCCCCCATTCTCGCTACGCCGATTTTTCGCCAGAGTATCTCGCAGAACACACCGATTTGGATATTCTCGCGACGTCTGACGATGCAGGCGTTTACCTAGCCACCACCAAAGACAAGCGCAACGTCTTTGTTACTGGCCACCCAGAATATGACCCGCACACGCTGCACAATGAATACATTCGCGATTTGGGTGAAGGCATGGAACCGGCAATTCCGGTTAACTACTACCCCAATGACAACCCAGATAATCCGCCAATTGCAAGCTGGCGTAGCCACGGACACCTGCTTTTCTCGAACTGGTTGAACTATTGCGTTTACCAACAAACGCCTTACGATCTCGATCATTTCAGCGAAGACGCGTTCACCAAAGACGAATAG